TTTAAataaatcagggaaaaataaatttattttaatcagTTTTTGCTCGATTAACCCATTTTTTAACCCATTCTTCCCCAGATTTaataaatcaagaaaaaaaatcatttatttttaacaatttcGTATTGATTATCTAAAATTTTAGTCCATTCTTCCAGGGATTAAATAAATTAgggaaaaacaaatttaatttaagCAGTTTTTACTTGATTAACCTGTTTTAACCCTTTCTTCCCCAGATTTAATAAATCaagaaaaagtcatttttaTTAGCAATTTCTTATTGATTATCTAAAACTTTAATCCATTTCTCCCCAGAttaaataaatcagaaaaaatcagtttattttCAACAATTTCTGATTGGTAACCCgatttttttaactctttcccCCCCAATTAAATAAATCCGggcaaaacaaatttattttaaccCATTTCTGCCTGAATAACCCGTTTTCTTAACCCTTTCCTCCCCAGACTAAATAAATCAgggaaaaacaaatttattttaaccGATTTCTGCGGCATTGACCTGTTTTCTTAACCCTTTCCTCCCCAGACTGAATAAATCAgggaaaaacaaatttattttaaccGGTTTCTGCGGGATTGACCTGTTTTTTAAACCCTTTCCTCCCCAGACTgaataaatcaggaaaaaacaaatttattttaaccGATTTCTGCGGCATTGACCTGTTTTTTAAACCCTTTCCTCCCCAGACTGAATAAATCAgggaaaaacaaatttattttaaccCATTTCTGCCTGAATAACCCGTTTTCTTAACCCTTTCCTCCCCAGACTGACTAAATCAgggaaaaacaaatttattttaaccGATTTCTGCGGCATTGACCTGTTTTTTAAACCCTTTCCTCCCCAGACTGAATAAATCAgggaaaaacaaatttattttaaccCATTTCTGCCTGAATAACCCGTTTTCTTAACCCTTTCCTCCCCAGACTGACTAAATCAgggaaaaacaaatttattttaactgaTTTCTGCGGGATTGACCTGTTATTTAAACCCTTTCCTTCCCAGACTAAataaattagggaaaaaaaataaatttattttcaccGATGCCTGCCTAACCcgttgtttttgtttttttttttaaccctttcctcccCAGATTACAGCCAGACGGCGACGCAAAGGTACAAATTCCCTTTCCCGCCCTTCCCCGTCCCTAGGAATCCCCGTTCCCGGCGGGGATTTTTGCCCgaattttggtttatttttatttttatttttatttttattttttcttctcagctaCGGCGCCTACCCCGCCCCGCCAAGCCAGAGCTACTCGCAGGGCGGGGGGCAGAGCTACTCGCAGCAGAGCTACGGGGGCTACGGGCAGAGCTCGGACACGGGCTACGGCCAGGGGGGGTACAGCTCCTCCTACGGGCAGAGCCAGAGCGGTGAGTgagcccagaattcccaaaattcccaggaattcccgggaattcccaaaaatccccgtGGTTCTATCCCATTGAACCCAAAATTGGCACTTTTGGAGCCAAAATTGGCTCAAATCCGACCCAAAATTGACCCCAGAGCTGactgggcagagccagagcgGTGAGTGAGCCCAGAATTCCaaaattcccaggaattcccgggaattcccaaaaatccccgtGGTTCTATCCCATTGAACCCAAAATCGGCACTTTTGGAGCCAAAATCGGctcaaaaccaacccaaaattGACCCCAGAGCCTCTTGGGCAGAGCCAGAGCGGTGAGTGAggccaaaattcccaaaattcccagaaattcccaggaattcccaaaaatccccgtGGTTCTATCTCATTGAACCCAAAATTGGCAATTTTGGAGCCAAAATAGGCTCAAAATCGACCCAAAATTGACCCAAAATCGACCCAAAATtgaccccagagctgcctgggcagagccagagcgGTGAGTgagcccagaattcccagaagttcccaggaattcccaggaattcccaaaaatccccatggTTCTATCCCATTGAACCCAAAATCGGCACTTTTGGAGCCAAAATTGGCTCAAAATCGACCGAAAATTGACCCAGACTTGACCGCAGAGCTGCCTGGGTAGAGCCAGAGCGGTGAGTGAGCCCAGAATTCCAgaaattcccaggaattcccagaaattcccaggaattcccaaaaatccccgtGGTTCTATCCCATTGAACCCCAAAATTGGCACTTTTGGAGCCAAAATTGGCTCAAAACCGACCCAAAATTgatcccagagctgcctgggtAGAGCCAGAGCGGTGAGTgagcccagaattcccaaaaattcccagaaattcccaaaaattcccaaaaatccccgtGGTTCTATCCCATTGAACCCAAAATTGGCACTTTTGGAGTCAAAATTGGCTCAAAATTGACCGAAAATGGACCCAAAATTGACCTCAGAACTACGTGGGTAGAGCCAGAGCGGTGAGTGAGCCaaaattcccaggaattcccagaaattcccaggaattcccaaaaatccccgtGGTTCTATCCCATTGAACCACAAATCGGCACTTTTGGAGCCAAAATTGGctcaaaaccaacccaaaattgatcccagagctgcctgggtAGAGCCAGAGCGGTGAGTgagcccagaattcccagaaattcccagaaattcccagaaattccaggaattcccaaaaatccccgtGGTTCTATCCCATTGAACCCAAAATCGGCACTTTTGGAGCCAAAATTGGCTCAAATCCGACCCAAAATTGACCCCAGAActgcctgggcagagccagagcgGTGAGTgagcccagaattcccaaaaattcccaggaattcccagaaattcccagaaattcccagaaattccagaaattcccaaaaatccccgtGGTTCTATCCCATTGAACCCCAAATCGGCACTTTTGGAGCCAAAATTGGCTCAAAATCGACCCAAAATCGACCCAAAATtgaccccagagctgcctgggtAGAGCCAGAGCGGTGAGTgagcccagaattcccaaaattcccagaaattcccaaaaattcccagaaatcccCTTGGTTCTATCCCATTGAACCCAAAATTGGCAATTTTGGAGTCAAAATTGGCTCAAATCCGACCCAAAATTGACCCAAAATtgaccccagagctgcctgggcagagccagagcgGTGAGTGAGCCCAAAATTCCAGaaattccctgaaattcccagaatttcccagaaattcccaaaaatccccgtGGTTCTATCCCATTGAACCCAAAATTGGCAATTTTGGAGCCAAAATTGGctcaaaaccaacccaaaattgatcccagagctgcctgggtAGAGCCAGAGCGGTGAGTgagcccagaattcccagaaattcccaggaattcccagaaattccccaggaattcccaaaaatccccgtGGTTCTATCCCATTGAAGCCAAAATCGGCACTTTTGGAGCCAAAATTGGttcaaaaccaacccaaaattGACCCAAAATCGACCCAAAATtgaccccagagctgcctgggcagagccagagcgGTGAGTgagcccagaattcccaaaattcccaggaattcccgggaattcccaaaaatccccatggTTCTATCCCATTGACCCCAAATCGGCACTTTTGGAGCCAAAATTGGCtcaaaaatgacccaaaatcgACCCAAAATTGACCCAAAATTGACCCCAGAActgcctgggcagagccagagtggtgagtgagcccaaaattcacagaattccctaaaaattcctggaattcccaaaaaatctccaaaattcccaaaatccctaTTTTTGTATCCCATTGTTTCAAAATTTGGCACCTTTGgacccaaaatttcccaaaactGACCtaaaaatgacccaaaattGATCCAGGATTGACACAAAACTGACCCAAAATGACCAAAATTGACCCAAAAATGACCAAAATTGACCCAAAATGACCAAAATTGACTGAAAACTgacccaaaatgaccccaaaattgACCCAAAACGACCAAAATTGACCCAAAAATGACCAAAATTGACCAAAAACTGAcccaaaatgacccaaaattGACCCAAAATGACCAAAattgacccaaactgaccaaaaaCTGACCCAAAATTGAcccaaaatgacccaaaattgacccaaactgacccaaAATTGCCGAAAACTGACCCAAAGTGAcccaaaatgacccaaaattGACCAAAATTGCCGAAAACTgacccattttttccccattatcaAATTAatcctaattatttttaattacctTTAATTAATTTCCCCAGTTCTCCATTGTTTCTTCCctattttcccccaattttctcTGTTATTCCCCCTGTTTTTTAAGCTAATTTCCCCAATTCCCCTCCAatttccccttcccccctccaATATTCTAATTAACCGTTAATTAAGTGCTAATTAGCTCTAATTAACCCCGCAGGTTACTCGGCGCCGGCGGCTCCTCCCTCCTACGGCTCCGGCGGCTTCGGCTCCGggcagagctcccagggcaGCTACGGCCAGAGCTCCTCCTACCCCGGCTACTCCCAGCCCCCCGCGGCTGCCTCGGCCTCCGGCAGGTgattaattagctaattaatGGTTAATTAGCGTTAATTAATTGTGTTCATTAACATAAACCCCAAACCGGTAACGCCAGACCCCAAACCCGTCACTCCAGTGACCCCAGAGCTCCTCCTACCCCGGCTACTCCCAGCCCCCCGCGGCTGCCTCGGCCTCTGGCAGGTGATTAATTAGCTAATGAATGGTTAATTAGCGTTAATTAATTGTGTTCATTAACATAAACCCCAAACCCGTCACTCCAGTGACCCCAGAGCTCCTCCTACCCCGGCTACTCCCAGCCCCCCGCGGCTGCCTCGGCCTCCGGCAGGTGATTAATTAGCTAATGAATGGTTAATTAGCGTTAATTAATTGTTATCGTTAACATAAACCCCAAGCCGGTAACGCCAGACCCCAAACCCGTCACTCCAGTGACCCCAGAGCTCCTCCTACCCCGGCTACTCCCAGCCCCCCGCGGCTGCTTCGGCCTCTGGCAGGTgattaattagctaattaattattaattagtgttaattagctaattaatcGTTAGTTAATAGGTGTTAATTGTTGTCGTTAACAGAAAATCcggattttttggggtgaatttcggGTGTTTTTGGTGAAATCCAGGTGGTTTCTTTggcaaaatcccatttttttggggtgaattccgGGTGTTTTTTAGGAATTCCGGGTGTTTTCAAAAATTCCGGGTGTTTTTTAGGAATTCCGATTGTTCTTTAGGAATTCCAGGTGTTTTTCAAGAATTCCAGGTGTTTTTTAAGAATTCGGTTGTTTTTTAGGAATTCCGGTTGTGTTTTAAGAATTCCGGTTGTTTTTTAAGAATTCCAGGTGTTTTTTAAGAATTCCGGTTGTTTTTTAAGAATTCCGGCTGTTTTTTAAGAATTCCGGTTGTTTTTTAAGAATTCCGGTTGTTTTTGAAGAATTCCGGTTGTTTTTTAGGAATTCCGGTTGTTTTTTAAGAATTCCGGTTGTTTTTTAGGAATTCCGGTTGTTTTTTAGGAATTCCGGTTGTTTTTCAGGAATTCCGGTTGTTTTTTAGGAATTCTGGTTGTTTTTGAAGAATTCCGGTTGTTTTTTAGGAATTCCGGTTGTTTTTCTGGAATTCCGGTTGTTTTTTAAGAATTCCGGTTGTTTTTTAAGAATTCCTGTTGTTTTTAGGAATTCCGGTTGTTTTTTAAGAATTCCGGTTGTTTTTAAGAATTCCGGTTGTTTTTTAAGAATTCCTGTTGTTTTTTAGGAATTCCGGTTGTTTTTTAAGAATTCCGGTTGTTTTTCCGGAATTCCGGTTGTTTTTTAAGAATTCCGGTTGTTTTTTAAGAATTCCGGTTGTTTTTTAAGAATTCCGGTTGTTTTTTAAGAATTCCTGTTGTTTTTTAGGAATTCCNNNNNNNNNNNNNNNNNNNNNNNNNNNNNNNNNNNNNNNNNNNNNNNNNNNNNNNNNNNNNNNNNNNNNNNNNNNNNNNNNNNNNNNNNNNNNNNNNNNNNNNNNNNNNNNNNNNNNNNNNNNNNNNNNNNNNNNNNNNNNNNNNNNNNNNNNNNNNNNNNNNNNNNNNNNNNNNNNNNNNNNNNNNNNNNNNNNNNNNNGAATTTGAGGGGACAAGGGGGGTCAGAGGGGACAAGGGGGGGTCAGAGGTGACAAGGGGGGGGtcagaggggacacgggggggtcAGAGGTGACAAGGGGGGGGGtcagaggggacacgggggggtcGGAGGTGACACGGGGGGGGTCAGAGGTGACAAGGGGGgtcagaggggacacaggagggGTCAGAGGTGACAAGGGGGGGTCAGAGGTGACAAGGGGGGTCAGAGGTGACAAGGGGGGGATCAGAGGGGACGCGGGGGGGtcagaggggacacgggggggtcagaggtgacactgggggggtcagAGGTGACAAGGGGGGGGTCAGAGGGTcagaggtgacactgggggggtcagaggggacacgggggggtcAGAGGGTCAGAGGTGACGCGGGGGGGTCAGAGGTGACAAgggggggtcacaggggacacggggggggtcAGAGGGGACACATGGGGGTCAGAGGGGACTTGGGGGGGTCAtaggggacacgggggggtcAGAGGTGACAAGGGGGGGGTCAGAGGTGACATGGGGGGGGTCAGAGGGTCAGAGGGTGACAAGGGGGGGGtcagaggggacacggggggggtcAGAGGTGACACGGGGGGGTCAGAGGGGACAAGGGGGGGGTCAGAGGTGACACGGGGTGTCAGAGGTGACAAGGGGGGGTCAGAGGTGACACGGGGGGGTCAGAGGTGACAAGGGGGGGGTCAGAGGTAACAAGGGGGGTGTCACAGGTGACAAGGGGGGGTCAGAGGTGACACGGGGGGGTCAGAGGTGACAAGGGGGGGGGTCAGAGGGGACAAGGGGGGGGTCAGAGGGGACAAGGGGGGTCAGAGGTGACAAGGGGGGGGGtcagaggggacacgggggggtcAGAGGTGACAAGGGGGGGTCAGAGGGGACGCGGGGGGgtcagaggtgacacagggggggtcaggggacacagggggggTCAGAGGTAACAAGGGGGGGGTCAGAGGGTCAGAGGTGACACGGGGGGGgtcagaggtgacacagggggggtcaggggacacagggggggTCAGAGGTAACAAGGGGGGGGGTCAGAGGGTCAGAGGTGACACGGGGGGGTCAGAGGTGACACGGGGGGTCAGAGGGGACGCGGATGTCCCAGGCAGGTGACACGGGCAGGGCACGGGGGGGGGTGGAGGGGGTCACGCCCCCCTGGCCCCACGGCGCACATTCCTGGGGCCGGTTTTTCCGGCTCGCCCCGGATGCCCGGTGCCATCCCGGATGTCGGGGTGTCCCTGCTGGCCGGCCAGGTCACTCGGGGGTGGGGGGAGCCCAAAATTGGGGGGGGATGAGGTCATCATcctcgggggggggggggtgttcCTAAATGGGGGGGGTTATGACATCATCACCCTCGGGGGGGGTCCCAAAATGGGGGGGTTAtgacatcatcatcatcatcctcagaGAGGTCCCGAAAATGGGGGGGTTATGACGTCATCATCATCCTCAGGGGGGTCCCGAAAACGGGGGGTTATGACGTCATCATCCTCAGCGGGGGTCCCAAAATGGGGGTCTGACCCTCAGGGGGGTCCCTAAATGGGGGGTTATGACGTCATCGTCCTCAGGGGGGGTCCCTAAATGGGGGGGTTATGACATCATCACCCTCAGGGGGGGTCCCTAAATGGGGGGTTATGACGTCATCACCCTCAGGGAGGGCTCCCCAAATGGAGGCCCCTAAATGGGGAGGTTATGACATCGTCACCCTCGGGGGGTCCCCAAATGGGGGTCTGACCCTCAGGGGGGGGGTCCCTAAATTAGGGGTTAtgacatcatcatcatcatcatcctcaggGGGGTCCCTAAATGGCGGGTTTATGATGTCATCATCCTCATGGGGGTCCCTAAATAGGGGGTTATGATGTCATTATCATCCTCAGGGGGGTCCCTAAATGAGGGTCTGACCCTCAGGGGAGTCCCTAAATGGGGGGGGTTAtgacatcatcatcatcctcaggGGGGTCCCGAAAATGGGGGGTAATGACGTCATCATCCTCAGGGGGGGGTCCCAAAATGGGGGTCTGACCCTCAGGGGAGTCCCTAAATGAGGGGGTTATGACGTCATCACCCTCGGGGGGTCCCTAAATGGGGATCCCTAAATAGGGGGTTTATGACGTCATCATCCTCAGGGGAGGGTCCCAAAATGGGGGTCTGACCCTCATGGGGGTCCCTAAATGGGGGGGTTATGACGTCATCATCCTCATGGGTGTCCCTAAATGGGGGGGGTTAtgacatcatcatcatcctcaggGGGGTCCCAAAAACGGGGGGTTAtgacatcatcatcatcctcaggGGGGTCCCAAAATGGGGGTCTGACTCTCAGGGGAGTCCCTAAATAGGGGGTTTATGACATCATCATCCTCATGGGGGTCCTTAAATGAGGGAGTTATGACATCATCACCCTCGGGGGGGGTCCCTAAATGGGGGTTTATGATGTCATCATCCTCATGGGGTCCCTAAATGGGGGGTTTATGACGTCATCACCCTCAGGGGGGTCCCCAAATGGGGGTCTGACCCTCAGGGGGTGTCCCCAAAAGGGGGTCTATGACGTCATCACCCCCCCCCTTGTCCCTCACAGGTCactggggggtggcagcagaggatgacGCAGGTGAGGGGGGGTCCAAAATTCTGGGGTGCCGTAAGGGGAGCGggtcccatttttggggagCCCATGGTTTAAGGGGAGCgggtcccatttttgggggtcccatggTTTAAGGGGAGgggtcccatttttgggggtcccataGTTTAAACGGGAGGGGTCCTATGGTTTAAGGGGAGGGGTCCCATTCTTGGgggtcccatttttggggggtcccatgGTTTAAGGGGGGGGGttccatttttgggggtcccatggTTTAAGGGGAGgggtcccatttttgggggtcccatggTTTAAACGGGAGgggtcccatttttgggggtcccatggTTTAAGGGGAGgggtcccatttttgggggtcccatttttgggggtcccatggTTTAAGGGTAGGggtcccatttttggggagCCCATGGTTTAAGGGAGCggtcccattttttgggggtcccatggTTTAAGGGGAGGGGTCCCATTTTTGGGATTCgaatttttggggtccccatttTTTGACGATCTCATATTTCGGAGGGGGGGGCCCATATTTGGGAATCTCATTTTTTAGGGGGGGGTGGGTCCCATTTCTGGGGATGCTttcacccaaaatcccatttttggggacCCCTTTCAgacaaatcccatttttggggatcctttcaacccaaatcccatttttgggatcctttcaccccaaatcccatttttaggATCCTTTAACCgcaaatcccatttttggggatcctttaaccccaaatcccatttttggggacccctttcaccccaaatcccatttttgggacCCCtttaaccccaaatcccatttttgggatcctttcaccccaaatcccatttttaatgATCCtttaaccccaaatcccatttttagtGATCCtttaaccccaaatcccatttttgggatcctttgaccccaaatcccatttttggggacCCCTttaaaccccaaatcccatttttggggatcctttcaccccaaatcccatttctggGACCcctttcaccccaaatcccatttttgggacccctttcaccccaaatcccatttttgggatcctttaaccccaaatcccatttttgggacccctttcacccccaaatcccatttttggggatcctttaaccccaaatcccatttttagtGATcctttcaccccaaatcccatttttgggatcctttaaccccaaatcccatttctggGACCcctttcaccccaaatcccatttctggGACCcctttcaccccaaatcccatttttgggatcctttaaccccaaatcccatttttagtGATCCtttaaccccaaatcccatttttggggatcctttaacccccaaatccca
The genomic region above belongs to Anomalospiza imberbis isolate Cuckoo-Finch-1a 21T00152 unplaced genomic scaffold, ASM3175350v1 scaffold_100, whole genome shotgun sequence and contains:
- the LOC137465646 gene encoding RNA-binding protein FUS-like; the encoded protein is MASNDYSQTATQSYGAYPAPPSQSYSQGGGQSYSQQSYGGYGQSSDTGYGQGGYSSSYGQSQSGYSAPAAPPSYGSGGFGSGQSSQGSYGQSSSYPGYSQPPAAASASGR